Below is a genomic region from Phragmitibacter flavus.
ACAAGAAGCGTCAATACTGGCCGCTGATGGATCTACTGATGGTAGAGCGTGCCATCGCGGAACAATGCTTCCCGGCCGCAGAATCGGCAGTGCCGGAACACATGCGAAACGCCCCCGAATGGCTCACTGAGTCGGAAACGATTCTTCCGCTGAACGTCTAGCTGTGGCACCGGCGAAATGGAAGCTCGAATTTAACTAGGGGCGTTATCGCCGGTTGCCACAAGCGTCTTGTTCGCTTTTTGATTTGATGATGGCGCGTTGCACCAATCCCATGAATTCGTCGAGTGAATGTGTCACGACATCCAGTTCACCAGTCTCGTGGTCATGAAAAAGAATCGGGTGAGGTTTGTCCAACGGGTCAAACACATACTCGTTCCCACACCCATCGTTGGCGATACTGACAAACCGTTCACAGCCAGGCCACGACTCACGCATGGAGTCTGCGTCGAGCGGCTCGAAGAAGGCAATGCTCCAGTCTTCATCATTGATTGTGAGGTCGCAACCCTCCATCACAAGGACGCCGCCGTAGAAGTCTTTCAAGGTCGCCGGAAGGCTGGTGTTAAAGTGATCTTCAATTGAAGCAAAGTCCGGAGAGCGTAGCCTCTCTTGGAAC
It encodes:
- a CDS encoding SMI1/KNR4 family protein yields the protein MSDLEVYVLIAVLALPAIGVVWIWSKIRALFDKRKNDDYTRRFQERLRSPDFASIEDHFNTSLPATLKDFYGGVLVMEGCDLTINDEDWSIAFFEPLDADSMRESWPGCERFVSIANDGCGNEYVFDPLDKPHPILFHDHETGELDVVTHSLDEFMGLVQRAIIKSKSEQDACGNRR